A part of Solibacillus sp. FSL H8-0538 genomic DNA contains:
- a CDS encoding transglutaminase-like domain-containing protein → MHPVIQRLARQLFNNKQSATEKIEVAFHYVRDDIQHSWDIQNKVVTCSAADVAEVGHGICYAKSNLLSALLRSQGIPTGFCYQRLMLFDTPDKGYCLHALNAVYIAEEDRWIRLDARGNKPCVNAQFSLVKEQLAFSITIDLDEVEYKTIYAVPLEDTIQVLRSNVDALYMYRNRLPAAIIEEQSLPVRKKAKGENK, encoded by the coding sequence ATGCATCCTGTTATTCAGCGTTTAGCTAGACAATTATTTAATAATAAGCAGTCCGCTACCGAGAAGATAGAGGTTGCGTTTCATTATGTACGGGATGACATTCAACATTCCTGGGATATTCAAAATAAAGTAGTGACGTGTAGTGCAGCGGATGTAGCAGAAGTTGGACATGGCATTTGCTATGCGAAATCGAATTTACTCTCGGCACTGCTACGTTCACAAGGCATTCCGACAGGCTTTTGTTATCAACGATTAATGCTATTTGATACCCCTGACAAAGGGTATTGCCTCCATGCGTTAAATGCGGTCTATATTGCAGAGGAAGATCGCTGGATTCGACTTGATGCAAGAGGAAATAAGCCATGCGTCAATGCACAATTTTCACTTGTAAAAGAGCAATTAGCATTTTCTATTACTATTGATTTAGATGAAGTGGAGTATAAAACGATTTATGCAGTGCCTCTTGAAGATACTATCCAAGTGCTTCGCAGCAATGTAGATGCGCTTTATATGTATAGAAATCGCTTGCCAGCAGCAATAATTGAAGAGCAGTCTTTACCCGTACGGAAAAAAGCAAAGGGGGAAAATAAGTGA
- a CDS encoding LysE family transporter translates to MSLYITYVLVGLAIAMPVGAITVEMTKQGLKNGFIHGWAVGLGGLTVDVMLIFTLSIGLASILALPIIQMPMWLIGAGFLVYLGIDSIKNADHDITLSGEKVTKSFFSSFKNGLLVAISPGNLVFWVNVFGVVLAKSYADGTANSFYIVAAGILSGILLHDLLLLTIISITRKALNRNMIKWLTVAAGVLLLSFACYFVYEFIIGIQQLL, encoded by the coding sequence TTGAGCTTGTATATTACTTATGTACTTGTAGGGCTAGCTATTGCGATGCCGGTCGGAGCAATTACAGTAGAAATGACGAAACAAGGTTTAAAAAATGGCTTTATTCATGGCTGGGCGGTTGGTCTTGGTGGCTTGACAGTCGATGTAATGTTGATTTTCACGTTATCGATTGGACTCGCATCGATTTTAGCGCTACCGATTATACAAATGCCGATGTGGTTGATTGGTGCTGGATTTTTAGTTTATTTAGGGATCGATTCGATTAAAAATGCGGATCATGACATTACTTTATCCGGTGAAAAGGTGACCAAATCATTTTTCAGCTCGTTTAAAAATGGCTTGCTTGTGGCAATCTCTCCTGGAAATCTTGTCTTTTGGGTGAATGTATTTGGGGTTGTATTAGCGAAATCGTATGCGGATGGTACGGCAAATAGCTTTTACATCGTAGCTGCTGGCATTTTAAGTGGCATCTTGCTACATGATTTATTACTTTTGACAATCATTTCAATCACACGGAAAGCATTGAACCGTAATATGATTAAGTGGCTAACTGTAGCTGCTGGCGTCTTGCTACTTAGCTTTGCATGCTATTTTGTCTATGAGTTTATTATTGGGATTCAGCAACTTTTATAA
- a CDS encoding Ger(x)C family spore germination protein: MVLVSFLTFTLFICGCGSKRELNELAIVLAMGIDKVEEGYEVSLQVVNPNEVSSKQGGSGRAPVVTYYAKGKSIFEAIRRSTTITPRKPYFAHIQILILGEELAKEGISESLDFFLRDNELRSDFFVIVSDETTAREVLGIFTPLEKIPANKLFSSLEVSGKSWAPSTSVHVHDLVNELSTKEKNSILPNISILGDAALGMNQSNVEKIEPPAKLKYTGLAVIKQDKLAGILTEDESKGYNYLKNNVKSTVAVISCPEEGELAMEISSVKTKLKGKVKNGFPSIDVKIRVEQNVGEVNCSIDLTKKKTRDYINNKTTEQIKKNIEETLVTFQNDYQIDVLGFGEAIRRADHKAWNKMKEEWVELFPNVEVNVSVDVKTTGTGTKVNSILHEEKE; encoded by the coding sequence ATGGTACTAGTTTCATTTCTTACGTTTACTTTATTTATTTGTGGATGTGGGAGCAAGCGTGAATTAAACGAGCTCGCTATTGTTCTTGCCATGGGGATTGATAAGGTAGAAGAAGGTTATGAAGTATCACTGCAAGTTGTAAATCCAAATGAAGTCTCTTCCAAGCAAGGAGGTAGTGGGCGAGCACCGGTTGTTACCTATTATGCGAAAGGTAAAAGTATATTTGAAGCAATAAGACGCTCGACTACAATTACTCCAAGAAAACCCTACTTCGCTCATATTCAAATCCTTATTTTGGGGGAAGAATTAGCGAAGGAAGGAATTAGCGAATCCCTCGACTTTTTTTTAAGAGACAATGAGCTTCGAAGTGATTTTTTTGTAATTGTATCGGATGAAACGACTGCAAGAGAGGTTTTGGGCATATTTACCCCTTTAGAAAAAATTCCCGCAAACAAACTGTTTAGCTCTCTTGAAGTTTCGGGAAAGTCATGGGCACCTTCTACATCTGTTCATGTACATGACTTAGTAAATGAACTTAGTACAAAAGAAAAAAATTCAATTTTACCTAATATTAGTATATTGGGGGATGCTGCACTAGGAATGAATCAGAGTAACGTAGAAAAAATTGAACCTCCAGCAAAATTAAAATACACGGGATTAGCGGTAATTAAACAGGATAAATTAGCCGGCATACTGACTGAAGACGAAAGCAAAGGCTATAACTATTTAAAAAATAATGTAAAAAGCACAGTAGCGGTAATTTCCTGTCCTGAAGAAGGAGAGTTAGCAATGGAAATTTCAAGTGTTAAAACTAAACTGAAGGGAAAAGTGAAAAATGGATTCCCATCGATTGATGTAAAAATTAGGGTGGAACAAAATGTCGGAGAAGTAAATTGCTCGATTGACCTTACAAAAAAGAAGACGAGAGACTATATCAATAATAAGACAACAGAACAAATCAAAAAAAATATAGAGGAAACGCTTGTTACCTTTCAAAATGACTATCAAATCGATGTATTGGGGTTTGGGGAAGCTATTCGTCGAGCCGATCATAAAGCATGGAATAAAATGAAGGAGGAGTGGGTAGAATTATTTCCAAATGTGGAGGTAAATGTTTCTGTGGATGTAAAAACAACTGGAACTGGGACAAAAGTAAATTCCATCTTACATGAGGAGAAGGAGTAG
- a CDS encoding HXXEE domain-containing protein, which translates to MEYFVICFCLAITLHNIEEAIWLPEWSQQATKFQKSVTPGEFRFAVIIITVFAYLAAFTFLFVPQSNIAKWTFIGFLGSMIINAIFPHLLATIVMKTYAPGLITGLLLNIPINSMILFQLFESQVIEYKELIISTVVVGGCLLALIPLLFKIGRKVSY; encoded by the coding sequence ATGGAATATTTCGTCATATGCTTTTGCTTAGCCATTACGCTGCACAATATTGAAGAAGCTATTTGGTTGCCTGAATGGTCACAGCAAGCTACCAAATTTCAGAAGTCCGTAACGCCAGGAGAATTTCGTTTTGCAGTTATTATTATTACAGTTTTCGCTTATTTGGCCGCATTTACGTTTTTATTTGTACCTCAATCAAATATAGCAAAGTGGACGTTTATTGGATTTTTAGGCTCAATGATAATAAATGCAATCTTTCCCCATCTATTAGCTACGATTGTGATGAAAACATACGCACCTGGCCTGATTACAGGACTGTTGCTCAACATTCCTATCAATTCAATGATCCTTTTTCAACTATTTGAAAGCCAGGTAATTGAATATAAAGAGTTAATCATTTCTACTGTTGTAGTAGGAGGCTGTTTATTGGCACTGATTCCGCTATTGTTCAAGATAGGTAGGAAAGTGAGCTATTGA
- a CDS encoding VOC family protein, giving the protein MNRLNLVTLGVKNLSKSIEFYLEILGFDVYSYGEEGSPSVAFFNNEGTKISLYPLEGLVKDINEVTPPSMQTGFSGITFAYNAKSEEEVDDIFKHLQSHSVTISKLPQKVFWGGYSGYFQDPDGYYWEVAYGESWEFDEQNMLVIKPNE; this is encoded by the coding sequence GTGAACCGTTTAAATTTAGTAACATTAGGTGTGAAAAATCTTTCGAAATCTATTGAGTTTTACCTAGAAATACTAGGATTTGATGTATATAGTTATGGTGAAGAAGGCTCTCCATCCGTGGCCTTTTTTAATAATGAAGGCACAAAAATTTCGCTGTATCCATTAGAAGGATTAGTAAAAGATATTAATGAGGTAACTCCACCTTCCATGCAAACTGGTTTCTCAGGCATTACATTTGCCTATAACGCAAAGTCTGAAGAGGAAGTAGATGACATTTTTAAACACTTACAAAGCCATTCTGTTACTATTTCAAAGCTACCACAAAAAGTATTTTGGGGAGGATATAGTGGTTATTTTCAAGATCCGGACGGGTACTATTGGGAAGTTGCCTACGGAGAATCATGGGAATTTGATGAACAAAATATGTTAGTCATCAAGCCGAATGAATAA
- a CDS encoding CPBP family intramembrane glutamic endopeptidase: protein MLIAIGLKLSTVSALLEEFVWRGNIYYYLRKVFNFSATSFIISAIWSIWHLPIALLYKPYDQVVPVTLIYFALLFILSLVICLFREKSGSVLPATIVHGPLNVFYLSDGLRMTVSVSEQELVKLLVCFLVLIFCICYYTSKHKPLIKLT from the coding sequence TTGCTCATTGCAATTGGCCTAAAATTGAGCACAGTTTCGGCCCTTTTAGAAGAATTCGTTTGGCGCGGGAATATTTACTATTATTTGAGAAAAGTATTTAATTTTTCAGCAACATCATTTATCATTAGCGCTATTTGGTCAATCTGGCATTTACCAATTGCGCTCCTTTATAAGCCCTATGATCAAGTGGTTCCAGTAACACTCATTTACTTCGCTCTTTTGTTCATTTTGTCATTAGTCATCTGTCTGTTCCGTGAAAAAAGTGGTTCTGTCTTGCCTGCCACAATTGTACACGGACCACTCAATGTTTTTTATTTAAGTGATGGACTTCGGATGACTGTTTCGGTGTCTGAACAAGAATTAGTAAAGTTGCTTGTTTGCTTTCTCGTTCTCATTTTCTGTATTTGTTACTACACATCAAAACACAAACCACTAATCAAATTGACTTAG
- a CDS encoding DUF4275 family protein, with the protein MTNIKEELYQLIQELPEKELANLLFYAEHLKKDFLYREFLQAKGVVITELYGEGDDIKGHWEAAFTSGISEDKKKEIYLAQFLWHVFSYEEVPCLQREDAMAALDELTKTEFYVFYQNRPLVTKFEHADKVKAIDFKDQQDIYIVDVNFNWTYVNTHEDQCGPYFYQLI; encoded by the coding sequence ATGACGAACATTAAAGAGGAATTATATCAACTTATTCAGGAACTACCTGAAAAAGAGTTGGCAAACCTTTTGTTTTATGCTGAGCATTTAAAGAAAGACTTTTTGTACAGAGAATTCTTACAAGCCAAAGGGGTAGTTATTACAGAATTGTATGGGGAAGGTGATGACATTAAAGGTCATTGGGAGGCAGCATTTACTAGTGGCATAAGTGAGGACAAGAAAAAGGAAATTTACCTGGCTCAATTTCTATGGCATGTCTTTAGCTATGAGGAAGTACCCTGTTTGCAGAGGGAAGATGCAATGGCAGCCTTAGATGAACTTACCAAAACAGAATTTTATGTGTTTTATCAAAATCGTCCACTCGTAACAAAATTTGAACATGCTGATAAAGTTAAAGCGATTGATTTCAAAGACCAACAAGACATTTATATTGTAGATGTCAATTTCAACTGGACGTATGTCAATACACATGAAGACCAGTGCGGGCCGTATTTTTATCAGTTAATCTAG
- a CDS encoding spore germination protein, giving the protein MSNTKKLNADSSDQKNALLLHTSLQENLQEIKKTVGNSNDVIIRMLNIGKSKEQLIGIIYTDGLADKSVITDFIMDSLVLDIESSSTNSSQQALEFLKDYCLTVGDVIDITDFNVLYSSIFSGETVILLEGNTKGISASTQHSKDRAITDPTTETVIRGPRESFTETLRTNTALIRRKIKNPNLWMKSKVIGRYTKTDVCIMYINGVANDKIVKEVMTRLDRIDIDGILESGYIEELIQDTTFTPFPTVYNTERPDVIAAELLEGKVAILVDGTPFVLIVPAPFSSFIQAAEDHYQRSDVSSLIRIMRYTGIGIALLGPSFYVAITTFHQEMLPTSMLISLASQREGVPFPAIAEALIMEIAFEILREAGLRMPRTIGPAVSIVGTLVIGQAAVEAGMVSAVMVIVVSLTAICSFLFPSYALSNTFRLLRFPLMGLAAMFGLFGVMIGLIALILHLCSLRTFGVPYMSPFAPLIPSEQKDSILRFPRWALLSRSRLIAPNNTTRGHNPLDKPTKARK; this is encoded by the coding sequence ATGAGTAATACCAAAAAATTAAACGCAGATTCTAGCGATCAAAAAAATGCTCTATTATTGCATACAAGTCTTCAAGAAAATCTTCAAGAAATAAAAAAAACAGTCGGTAATAGTAATGATGTCATTATCAGAATGTTGAATATCGGTAAATCAAAAGAACAATTAATTGGAATTATTTACACTGATGGTTTAGCAGACAAGTCAGTAATAACGGATTTTATCATGGATTCTTTGGTGCTAGATATAGAAAGCTCCTCCACCAACAGCTCACAACAGGCCCTTGAGTTTTTAAAAGACTACTGCTTAACAGTTGGAGACGTCATAGATATAACGGACTTCAACGTTTTATACAGTTCTATTTTCAGTGGTGAAACGGTCATCTTGCTTGAGGGAAACACAAAGGGTATATCTGCTAGCACTCAACATTCCAAGGATAGAGCTATTACCGATCCCACTACTGAAACAGTTATTCGCGGACCTCGGGAATCATTTACTGAAACATTACGGACGAATACAGCTTTAATTCGTCGTAAAATAAAAAACCCTAACCTTTGGATGAAATCGAAAGTTATTGGAAGATATACAAAAACTGATGTTTGTATTATGTATATTAATGGAGTTGCAAACGACAAAATCGTTAAAGAAGTTATGACACGTCTCGATCGAATTGACATTGATGGAATACTAGAGAGCGGTTATATAGAAGAACTAATACAAGACACTACATTCACACCTTTCCCAACTGTCTATAACACGGAACGCCCAGATGTTATTGCCGCAGAATTATTGGAAGGAAAAGTAGCTATCTTAGTAGATGGTACACCGTTTGTTCTCATAGTACCTGCTCCATTTTCTTCATTCATACAAGCGGCAGAAGATCATTATCAACGTTCCGATGTGAGTAGTCTTATTCGAATCATGCGTTACACGGGCATTGGCATTGCCTTATTAGGGCCTTCATTTTATGTAGCAATTACTACTTTCCATCAGGAAATGCTGCCAACATCCATGCTGATTAGTCTTGCATCTCAACGTGAAGGGGTACCATTCCCAGCAATCGCAGAAGCTTTAATAATGGAAATTGCCTTTGAAATTTTAAGAGAAGCTGGTCTTCGGATGCCTAGGACGATTGGTCCAGCAGTTTCCATTGTAGGAACCTTAGTTATTGGACAGGCAGCAGTAGAGGCTGGAATGGTTTCTGCTGTTATGGTTATCGTCGTCTCGCTAACCGCTATTTGTAGTTTTTTGTTTCCATCTTATGCACTCTCGAATACGTTTAGGCTATTGCGGTTTCCATTAATGGGCTTAGCAGCTATGTTCGGTTTATTTGGTGTCATGATTGGATTAATAGCCTTGATCCTTCATCTTTGTAGCCTTCGTACGTTTGGCGTACCGTATATGAGCCCGTTTGCACCGCTTATTCCATCGGAGCAAAAGGATTCAATTCTTCGTTTTCCACGTTGGGCTTTACTAAGTCGCTCTCGTTTAATCGCTCCAAATAATACGACACGAGGACATAACCCGTTAGATAAACCAACAAAAGCAAGAAAATGA